In the Pseudoalteromonas sp. A25 genome, GAGTGTTCCGCCAACCTGACCAGCGCCTAAGATGATGATTTTCATATTTTTAACTTATTGTTGTTTTGTTATCTTTGCGTAATAAAAGCCATCACTTATGCCTGGCAAAAGCTGTAAGCCAGGAGTGGATGGGGTGTCATTGTCGTGCAAAGGTTGGTGCATAGCATCATGGGTGCTTTGCAAAAAAGCAGCTACTTGTTCCTGGTTTTCAGTAGGAAGAACCGAGCAAGTGGCGTATAACAGTGTGCCGCCAGGTTTTAATAGTGGCCAGATATTATTTAAGATTTGCTTTTGCAATTGAGCAAGATCATCTATATCTGAGTTGCGTCTAAGCCATTTTATATCAGGGTGGCGGCGTATTACACCGGTTGCTGAGCAAGGGACGTCTAATAAGATACGATCGTATAGTTGTCCAATCCACCAATCGTTTGGGGTCGACGCATCAGCATGAATACAATTTGCTTGCAGTGCCAGTCGTTTTAGATTGTCTTCAACTCGAAGTAAGCGTTCACTGTCGGCATCTAAAGCATCTACGTGCGCATTTGCAAGCTCTAGTATGTGGCAAGTTTTGCCTCCAGGGGCTGCGCATGCATCAAGAATGCGTTCCCCATCTTGTGGGGCTAAGTACCGAGCAGCCAACTGAGCCGCAGCATCTTGCACTGAGCAGGCACCTTCCCTAAAGCCTGGTAAGTTGTATACATCGCACGGTTTATCCAACACAATCCCATCTTCAAAACGTGGCTCTAAGCAATGCGCAATACCCGCCTCATCCAATAGTTCGCTGTATTCGTCAACACTGTAGTGAGTGCGATTGACTCTAAGCCACATCGGCGCTTGCTCTTGGTTGGCCTCAAGAATATCTTGCCATTTATCAGGGTAAGCGGCTTGAACCTTTTTAATGAACCAGCCAGGGTGATTATATTGGCATACTGGAATGCGATTTGCGCTGTCTTGTAGCTCTGTAAATTGGCGTTGAAAGGTACGCAAAATAGCATTAACTAAGCCTTTGAGTCCCGGTGCACGCATACTTTGCAGAGCATTAACGGTTTCTGCTACAGCCGCATGCTCAGGGGTGCGCATATATTGTAGTTGATACATACCCACATAAAGTAGGAACTGAAAGACTCGGCGCTTTCCTTTAAGAGGTTGGTCAAGCAGTTGTTGGCAATAGTGTTCCAGTGTGGGTAAATGTCTTAGCACACCATAACAAATCTGCTGCAACAGGGCCTTGTCTTTTGGGTTTAGCTGTTTCGCCGCATAAGGAAGCTGGGTGCTTAATGACTGCCCTTTGTCGACAACTTGAAATAGTGTTTCTGCGGCAAGCGCCCGAACATTAGCCATTAGTGACCTACCTTAGAGCCCGGAGTTACCCAGTCTGCGCGGCCGTTTAAAAAATCTTGTGCCGACATCGGTTTTTTACCCTGAGGCTGTAGTTGTGTGATTTTTAGAGCCTGCTCACCACACGCTATCACAATGCCTTCTTTATCACTGCTCAAGACAGTACCTGGTATACCCTGGCTATCCAAAACTTCTGCTTGCCAAATTTTGACAGTTTGGCTTTGCATTTGAGTAAAACACACCGGCCACGGGTTAAACGCACGCACATTAAGCGCTATTTGTTTGGCACTCATTTGCCAATCGATATCGGCCTCTTCTTTGCGTAATTTTTTTGCATAGTTAGCTTGCGCATCATCTTGCTTGGTTGCCACCGCCGTGCCGTGACTTAGCTGCTCAAGCGTATCAAGCAAGGCAACGGGACCGAGCAGGGCAAGTTTGTCATATAAGCTTGCGCTGGTGTCTTGGGCTGAAATTGGACAAGTTGCAATATGTAGCATATCGCCTGTATCTAACCCTTCATCCATTTGCATGATAGTGACACCTGTTTGTTCATCACCCGCCCACAATGCGCGTTGAATTGGAGCCGCGCCTCGCCAGCGAGGTAAAATTGAACCATGTACGTTCAAACACCCCATTTTAGGTGTTTCTAAGATGGCTTTTGGCAATAACACACCATAGGCAACGACGACCATAACATCAGCGTTTAGTGCTGCTAGCTCTGCTTGAGCCTCTGGCGTTTTTAATGATTCTGGTTGATAAACTGGCAAGCTATGTTCAAGGGCAAGCATTTTTACTTCGCTGGCTTTGAGCTTTTTGCCTCGACCGGCAGGGCGATCCGGAGTGCTGTAAACAGCGACAACTTCATGATGAGAATTAATGAGGGCACTTAGATGACGCGCAGCAAAATCTGGCGTACCTGCAAATACAATGCGTAATGGCTTGGTCACTGAACTATCCAAAAGTTAAATTATGAGATGAGAGTAAAAGCGTTTGCTACTATCGAGCAGCAAACTTTGCTTCTTTTTCAAGTTTTTTACGAATACGTTGACGCTTTAAAGGCGATAAGTAATCGATAAATAATTTACCCATTAAGTGATCAAGCTCGTGTTGCGTGCAAATAGCTAAAAGGCCATCAGCGTCATAGCTGTACTGCTCACCTTTTTCATTTAACGCTTTGACCGTAATTTCTTCAGCGCGGTCTACCTTTGCCCAAGAGTGTGGGACAGATAAACAGCCTTCTTCGCTGGTTGTTGAACCTTCTTTACGCACAATTTCTGGGTTGATCAGTACTAGCGGTTCATTACGCTCTTCAGAAACATCAATAACCACGATACGCTGATGAATATTAACTTGGGTTGCAGCTAAGCCGATGCCATTTTCGTCATACATGGTTTCTAACATGTCTTTGACTATCTGGCGAACCTCATCATTTACCTCAGCGACAGGTTGTGCAACAGTGCGCAAGCGCTCGTCTGGAAATCTAAGTACTTCTAACTTTGCCATGGTTACCTTTTATAGTTAAGCTTTAATGCAAAATATTGTATGTTCTTATTTTAGCCATTCGCGTTCCCCTTTAACAGGTTTTGGTTGATAATATCGAAAAATAACTCAAGGAAGCCATAATGAAACACTCATTTACTGCGCTTATCATGGCAACTTGTCTTGCTCTTCCCGTTTTTGCGCAGGATACGATAACTGTTAAGGGAGATGCCCCTGTTCAATACACTGTCAAAGAGGGGGACACGTTGTGGGATATTTCAAAACTATATTTATCCTCGCCATGGCAGTGGCAAACGTTATGGCAGCAAAACCCTCAATTAAGCGACCCACACTTAATTTATCCAGGGGATGTACTGTCATTGCAGTTTGATAAGCAAGGCGTGCCAATACTCACATTAGATAAGGGCGTAAAAAAGCTTACCCCACAAGCTCGGATAGCCGTGCAAAAAAGTACAGCGATTCCGACATTACCGATGTCATTAATACAGCCGCTTATTTCATTCGAACAAGCTTTGAGTGAACAGGATTTGACAAGCCATCCTTACATACTCGGAGCCAACTACAATGTGAAGTTGGCAACGCAAGGGCATACTGTCTATGTGAAAGGTGATCTTGAGCGATATACCCACTATGGCATTTACAATATTGGGGGGGCATATCGTGATCTTAAGTCGAACGAAATATTGGCGCACGAAGTACGGCTTGTGGGGACTGCTCGAGTGTTGGACGAAGGGGATCTTTCACAGGGTCAGCCAGCCAAAGTTAAAGTAGAGTCAGCAAAGCAAGAGATCAGACCGAGAGATATACTAATGCCGCTTTCCAAAGGTCATAGTTTTTCGGTGCAATTTAATATGCTTCGACCCGCACATGATATTCAAGGCAGTATTATTGCAAGTGAGAATAAATTAAGAGAGTTTGGTGCTACTGCTGTTGTTATCCTCAATATCGGTAAAGAGCAACAATTAAAAGAGGGGCACATACTTGATATTAATAAACGCTCACCTACAGTTATCGAAGGTACCAAAGGACCTCGTTATGTGGAAGACGCTAATAGCCTAGAGAAGTTTACAAAAAGTGTAAGAGAATTATTTGGCACTGAAAACAGCGATATCAGCGTGGTTTGGACGATGCCAGAAGAAAAAGTCGGAGAGCTGATGGTGTTTAAGGTCTACGACAAAGTAAGTTATGCGCTAGTCACCAATGCAATGCAACCCATTCGGGTGGGAGATAGTGTTACTGTGAACTAGTTGCTTAGATGCTCTAAGGAGGGAGCATGGGAAATGTATCTATATTGCAATGTTTAGCTTTGCATGTGTGCAAGGGACTTGGTGTTGCAACCATCAAGGCACTGCAGGCAAAGTGCGATTTATCATCGTTATTTGAATTATCTTTAAAAGATCTCAAACAATTGGGCTTGAGCGATACTTTAGCGCAACAATTACATCATATTGACTGGCCTTACTTGCGGCGTGTAGCAGCACAATGTACTCAGCTTGATATTGAAATTATCAGCTATTTTGATACCCGTTACCCACCTTTGCTCAAAGAGATTGCCAGTGCTCCCTTGCTTTTATTTTGCAAAGGAAACACTCAACTACTTTCTCAGCCGCAAATAGCCATTGTAGGGAGTCGTAATGCCACTGCTACGGGATTACAAATAGCGTCTGACTTTGCATATCAGCTAAATCAGGTGGGTTTGATTGTCACCTCCGGGCTGGCCCGCGGAATTGATGGTGCTGCACATAAAGGTGCTTTAGCGCATAGTGGTGCAACAATCGCGGTATTGGGGACGGGGGTTGATATCGTTTATCCCAGACGCCATAACATCTTATATCAGCAAGTGTTTGAGCGAGGACTCTTGGTTAGTGAGTTTTTGCCTGGATGTGGGCCCCAAGCAAATCACTTTCCGCGTCGTAATCGAATTATTTCTGGGCTGTCTTTAGGTGTGGTGCTGGTTGAGGCGGAAATAAAAAGTGGCTCACTTATCACTGCAAGATTTGCTTTGGAGCAAAATAGAGAGGTGTTTGCGGTGCCAGGCTCTATTAAAAATCCCTTGTCTCAAGGGTGCCATTATTTGTTAAAGCAAGGGGCTAAACTCACTGAGTGCGCAGAAGATATCATAGAGGATGTGAGCTTTTTGTCCCAAAACGGTCTATATAGTATAGAGAGCGTGATGAAAAATGACTCACCACAGGAGGACTGCCCAGTATTGCAAAACCTTGGCTTTGAGGTTACCTCGATAGATACCTTAACGCAAAGGACCCAGTGGCCAGTAGAGCGAGTTGCAGCGCGTTTATTGGACCTAGAGCTTGAAGATAAAGTAGAACGCGTCTTAGACGGCTACATTAAATTAGCGAGGGGTTAATCATGTTTGATATCCTAATGTATCTATTTGAGAATTATATCCACAGTGAAGCGGATATATTTGTTGAGCAAAATGAGTTAACAGATGAGTTACTCAGGGCAGGGTTTAATCAAGAAGAAATTTACAAAGCGCTTGATTGGCTAGAGCAACTAGCTGATCTGCAGCACAGTGATGAAATACCTTACCTAAACAGCAAAGCTGATAGCGCGATCCGTATTTACACCGAGCAAGAGTGTCAAATGCTGGACGTAGAGTGCCGAGGCTTTTTAATGTTTGTTGAGCAGGTGGGTGTGATCGATTCAATTACTCGTGAAATGGTCATAGATCGATTGTTTGCGCTGGAAAAGTCAATCATTGGTTTGGAAGATTTAAAATGGGTGATTTTAATGGTGCTATTTAATGTGCCAGGTAAAGAGCAAGCTTATGCGCAAATGGAAGATCTCATATTTGACGAGCCTAGCGGATATTTACATTGATATTTTCGGGGTCTTCTCTTGACCCCAAAATCATGGCAGTTATATTAGGCGCAAATGTGTACACTGGCTAAATAAAATTATGAGTAAAATCGACCATTCTTTGTTTGATGCTAACCGCCATGCGTTAGAAAAAGAGTATGAAGTGTGTCCAGATTGTGGCTCTGAGCTGGTGATGAAGCACAGCAAAAATGGCCCATTTTTGGGGTGTGCCAGTTACCCAACTTGCCATTATATTCGACCCCTAACACAACACGACAACCACGATATTAAAGTACTCGATGATTCACCATGCCCTGAGTGTGGTGAGCCGTTGGTGATCCGAAATGGTCGTTATGGTATGTTCATCGGTTGCACGGGCTACCCACAATGTCACTATATTGCCCATGATGAGCAAGATAATGAAGTTGAGCAAACTGTTGATTGTCCTAAATGTCAAAAAGGTGTATTAACAAAACGCAAAAATAAATATGGTAAGTTTTTTTATTCTTGCGACAGGTACCCGCAATGCAAGTATAGCCTTAACCAACAGCCGGTTGCACACAGCTGCCCCAAGTGCGGATGGGCAGTAATGATGCAAAAGCAACGAGCAGGAAAAGCTGTGTTACAATGCCCGCAAAAGGCTTGTCAGCACAAAATTGAGAGCGACTGTGAGTAACTCACCCAACAACCTAGAAGAAGCATGCCAAGCACTGAGTGCTGGTGGCGTGATCTGCTATCCAACAGAAGCGGTATTTGGACTGGGTTGCGACCCGGATAATCAAGAGGCCGTGAATAAGATACTTACCATCAAACAAAGAAAAGTTAGTAAGGGGCTCATTTTGTTGGCTGACAATTATGGTCAGTGTTTACCCTATGTTGACGATGCGAAAATACCAATGGATAAGCGAACTGCATTGTTCTCATCTTGGCCAAGTGCCGTTACTTGGCTATTGCCAGCTAAAGCATCAACACCGAAATGGTTGACCGGAGAGCATGACACGATTGCTGTTCGCGTAACCGCTCACCCACAATGCAAAGCATTAACTAGGTTGTTTGGTAAGCCTCTGGTATCAACTAGTGCGAACTTATCGGGTGAACAACCTGTAATGAGCTTAGACGAAGCGCGCCGTATCTTTAATGAGCTGGTGGATTGCTATGTGCATGGGGAACTTGGTGGTAATGCCGCGCCTAGTCAAATTAAACATGCACTTTCGGGTGCCGTTATTCGAGGAAATTAGTCACAACTATGAGTAAAGTGAATTTAGAAACGGTTAAATCGTTTTTACTGTCATTGCAGGATTCTATCTGTGCTGGCCTTGAGCAGGCCGATGGTCAAGCCAAATTTGTTGAAGATGCCTGGCAACGTGAAGAAGGTGGTGGCGGGCGTACTCGAGTAATTAGAGATGGTGCGGTTATAGAGCAAGGAGGGGTGAATTACTCGCATGTATATGGAGAGTCTATGCCTGCTTCTGCTACTGCACACCGTCCTGAGTTGGCTGGTCGCAGTTTCCATGCTTGTGGCGTATCACTGGTCATCCACCCAAAAAATCCATATATTCCAACAAGTCACGCTAATGTGCGCTTTTTTATCGCTGAGAAAGAGGGTGAAGAGCCTATTTGGTGGTTTGGAGGCGGTTTTGACCTTACCCCATTTTACCCTGAACTAGATGATGTTAAGCACTGGCATAAAGTGGCCAAAAATCTGTGCCTGCCTTTTGGTGAGCAGGTATATGACGATTATAAAAAGTGGTGTGATGATTACTTTTTCTTAAAGCATCGAGGTGAGACGCGCGGTGTAGGTGGGTTGTTCTTTGATGATTTAAACCAGTGGGGTTTTGAAAAGAGCTTTGCGTTTATGCAGGCGGTTGGAAATGGGTTTTTAGACGCCTATTTACCAATCATCGAACGTCGCAAAGATACAGAATACACTGAGCATGAGCGTCAATTTCAGCTTTATCGACGTGGTCGCTATGTTGAGTTTAACCTTGTGTGGGATCGCGGCACTTTATTTGGCTTGCAAACTGGTGGGCGTACAGAATCAATCTTGATGTCGATGCCACCTTTGGCGCGTTGGGAATATAACTTCACACCAGCAAAGGAGAGCCCTGAAGCTAAGTTGTATGATTTCTATCTAAAACCTCAGGATTGGCTTGCTCTTTGATAGCATAAAAAGGGCGCCTTAAAGGCGCCTTGAGCACAGCATAACAATGCTCGATTAGTCTAGCTTAAAGCTTCTTACTTGCTCATCCAAAGAGCGGGCCAGTGATAGTAACTCTTCACTTACTTGCTTACTGCCATGAGCATCAACTAAAGATTGTTCAGCATTATCTCGTATTGCAATAACGCTTTGGTTTATTTCTTCAGCGGCTAAATTCTGTTGTTCAGTTGCATCCGCTATCTGTACATTCAAGTCATTAATTTCATGCATTTGATTAGAGATATTCTTAAGTGCTTGTGCTACTTGTTTTACCTGTGTGGCTCTGTCATCAGCTTCTTCGCATGATGCACTCATCGCTTTTACAGTTTGCTCAGCTTCACTTTGTAATTTATCAATGGTGCGTCTAATCTCATCTGTTGAGTCGTGTGTTCGTGTAGCCAGTGTGCGTACTTCGTCAGCTACAACCGCAAAGCCTCGACCAGCTTCGCCTGCTCGTGCAGCTTCAATCGCGGCATTTAATGCTAATAGATTGGTTTGTTCGGCAATACTGCTGATCACTTCTAGTACTTTTCCGACTTCGAGCGTTTGCGCTTGCAGCTGGCTGACCTGTGTTGCAGCTAGGCGTACATCTTTAGCAAGTTGATTGATACTTTGTTCGGTGCGCTCGGCTACGGCCATGCTTTCTTCTGCGAGATGATTACTGCTATCAGATTTTTCAGATGCAAAATGAGTGGTGTTTTTAACTTCACTGGATGAGCTTTCTAGTTCGTTAATGGCTGCTGCAACAGAATCGGTGCCTTGTTTTTGCTGTTGTATGGCACGCTCTGTTGTGTCTGCAGATGTGTAAATGGTTTCAGCGGATTGAATAAGCACTTTGGAGGTGTGTGATACTTGACCTATATTGTCTTTAAATGATGCCATCATTTTATTGTAGTTAGAGGCTAAGCGGCCAAGTTCATCATCAATATTGTCATCTATACGCAGGCTTAAGTCTTTATTTTGCGAAGCAAGTCGCATAGTACGGCCCAGCGTTTTTAGGCGCGTAATAAACAGCTTTCTAAACAGTGTGCCCAATATCACAAATGTTACAACAAAAATCCCGGTCAGTAGCGCGGTACTCAGCCATGTATTTGCTTGTACGCTTGAATCAATATCATCCAGTGAGTAGCTTATTCTTACGACACCGAGTACATCACCTTCTTGTGCCTGATGGCAGCCTAGGCAGTTAGTACCTTTGTAATCGGCTTGAGCGATCATAGGTCTTAAGTAAGTCATTATGCGCGAGTCATCTCGCGTCTCTATAAATAGAGACTCTTTACCATTTAGCGCTTGATGTTCAGCATCTCCATTGGGAGATTGATTTGTATTGCCAGCCCCATACATTTTTACAACTTTTGAGCCGCGAATAATGTGGGCATCCTCAATGTTTGGATGCGCTCTGAGTTTTTGACTCAATATCTCTCTATTTGCCATGGTGCCAGTAAGCATCATGGTATTGATGGAATCAAAGTAATTGTCTGCTAGCAGTCGAATGTTCTCTGCTACCGTGTCTTGAGCCAGCTGCTGTTGTTGGCTTGAGCTGCTAAGGATACTGGCTACTAATACCAAAATACCGGTTACGGCAAGTAAAGCATAAATTTTATGTTGAATAGAAGTCACACGCATCGCACAATTCTCCATTATGAGATGCGTATTATGAATAAAGTGGTATTCGCTAGCTTTGACTTAGCGCAAAGAGTGGGTAAGTTAGCTTGCTACTTTAGTCTTGGTTAATCATGTGGCTGGCAAGTTGAGACAAAGATTGGCGAAGACCTTCTCTTAGTAAAGGATTATCAATCTCCATGTCGAGTGCTTTGTTCATACAATGCATCCATTGGTCTCGAAGTGACTGATCGATAGGAAAAGGCATGTGCCTTTGTCTTAATCTCGGGTGGCCATATTGCCCTACAAATAGGTCGGGTCCGCCTAGCCAGCCAGATAAAAATTCAAAAAATACTTGGCGGATCCTATCCAATGGTTGTGGATGCATATCATAAAGCGGTTTCGCATAAGGGTCGCTGGCCATGATATCGTAAAACCGATTAGCCAAAGCGCGAGTGCCAGATTCACCTCCTATGATCTCATAAGGCGTTTTTTCAGGAGTAGGCGAACCGTTTGTTTTTTCTTGCCTTGCATCTTTGTTGAAGATGCGTTTAATTAACTGCTTCATAAATTTAATAACTTCGGGGCGTGTACGTGGACAAATATGCGGTTTTTGGTCACCCAATAAAACACTCTAAATCACCTAAGATTCATCAAGCCTTCGCAAGGCAATATGATGAACAAATTAGTTATGAGGCAATTCTAGCACCTTTAGAGGGATTTAAAGAGTCGGTAAATACATTTTTTGCTTCGGGTGGTAAAGGTGCCAATGTCACTTTACCATTTAAAGAGGAAGCTTTTCGGCTCGCGGATAAACTGACCGAACGAGCAAAGTTGGCGGGAGCTGTAAATACGCTAAAGCGCATCGAGACAGGGGAGTTGCTAGGAGATAACACTGATGGAGCGGGCTTAGTCGCCGATTTACTACGACAAGGTGCATGTTTAGAAAACGCCCAAATATTGTTACTAGGTGCTGGCGGTGCAGCACGTGGTTGTATTTTTCCACTCCTGCAAGCTGGCGTATCATGTGTTGTGATAGCAAATAGAACACAAAGCAAAGCACAAACTTTGGCACAAGAATTTAGCCAGTTTGGTAAGGTGGTTGACTGTGGATTGGATAATATAAGTAATGTTGATTTCTCGATAGTTATTAACTCTACCTCATCGAGTGTCACCGGAGATATCCCGAATATAGACCCCATTCATATACAAAAGTGTGTTTTTGCTTATGACATGTTCTATAGTGATCAGCCAACTAGCTTTCTAAATTGGGTGGCTACATATAATAGCAGTGCACAGTTAGTTGACGGTCTGGGCATGTTGATAGGTCAAGCCGCCGAAGCCTATTCTGTTTGGCGTGGTAAATACCCAGATGTTACAAAAGTCATAAACGCATTTAAGCAAGGCTCTCTCTAAATGAATCAAAGTATTTTATTCAATGACGACATCTATGTGGATGCGCAAACAAAAGAGCTTCGTTTTTCGGCGATGGTGAATGGTATGATGGTGCTGTGTCGAATAATAACGCCTCTTACAGATATAGAAGAGGCATTAGATCATTTTAAAGCGAAACAGTTCGACTATGAAATGTTGGCAGAACAGCTTATAGAAGATGAGGATTTTCAAAGTGATGGCAGTATTTTATTGTCCTTCCTTTAAATACTCATCTTTGAGTTGTACATAGTTTTGTGCTGATACCTTTAAAAAAGTAAGTTCGTCTTCAGTAAGGGGGCGTGCTTGCTTAGCTGGGCTTCCTACATAAAGGTAACCTGATTTAAGAGTCTTATTTGGTGGGACAAGCGCACCTCCACCGATGATGAC is a window encoding:
- the rsmB gene encoding 16S rRNA (cytosine(967)-C(5))-methyltransferase RsmB codes for the protein MANVRALAAETLFQVVDKGQSLSTQLPYAAKQLNPKDKALLQQICYGVLRHLPTLEHYCQQLLDQPLKGKRRVFQFLLYVGMYQLQYMRTPEHAAVAETVNALQSMRAPGLKGLVNAILRTFQRQFTELQDSANRIPVCQYNHPGWFIKKVQAAYPDKWQDILEANQEQAPMWLRVNRTHYSVDEYSELLDEAGIAHCLEPRFEDGIVLDKPCDVYNLPGFREGACSVQDAAAQLAARYLAPQDGERILDACAAPGGKTCHILELANAHVDALDADSERLLRVEDNLKRLALQANCIHADASTPNDWWIGQLYDRILLDVPCSATGVIRRHPDIKWLRRNSDIDDLAQLQKQILNNIWPLLKPGGTLLYATCSVLPTENQEQVAAFLQSTHDAMHQPLHDNDTPSTPGLQLLPGISDGFYYAKITKQQ
- the fmt gene encoding methionyl-tRNA formyltransferase; the encoded protein is MTKPLRIVFAGTPDFAARHLSALINSHHEVVAVYSTPDRPAGRGKKLKASEVKMLALEHSLPVYQPESLKTPEAQAELAALNADVMVVVAYGVLLPKAILETPKMGCLNVHGSILPRWRGAAPIQRALWAGDEQTGVTIMQMDEGLDTGDMLHIATCPISAQDTSASLYDKLALLGPVALLDTLEQLSHGTAVATKQDDAQANYAKKLRKEEADIDWQMSAKQIALNVRAFNPWPVCFTQMQSQTVKIWQAEVLDSQGIPGTVLSSDKEGIVIACGEQALKITQLQPQGKKPMSAQDFLNGRADWVTPGSKVGH
- the def gene encoding peptide deformylase gives rise to the protein MAKLEVLRFPDERLRTVAQPVAEVNDEVRQIVKDMLETMYDENGIGLAATQVNIHQRIVVIDVSEERNEPLVLINPEIVRKEGSTTSEEGCLSVPHSWAKVDRAEEITVKALNEKGEQYSYDADGLLAICTQHELDHLMGKLFIDYLSPLKRQRIRKKLEKEAKFAAR
- a CDS encoding LysM peptidoglycan-binding domain-containing protein; this translates as MKHSFTALIMATCLALPVFAQDTITVKGDAPVQYTVKEGDTLWDISKLYLSSPWQWQTLWQQNPQLSDPHLIYPGDVLSLQFDKQGVPILTLDKGVKKLTPQARIAVQKSTAIPTLPMSLIQPLISFEQALSEQDLTSHPYILGANYNVKLATQGHTVYVKGDLERYTHYGIYNIGGAYRDLKSNEILAHEVRLVGTARVLDEGDLSQGQPAKVKVESAKQEIRPRDILMPLSKGHSFSVQFNMLRPAHDIQGSIIASENKLREFGATAVVILNIGKEQQLKEGHILDINKRSPTVIEGTKGPRYVEDANSLEKFTKSVRELFGTENSDISVVWTMPEEKVGELMVFKVYDKVSYALVTNAMQPIRVGDSVTVN
- the dprA gene encoding DNA-processing protein DprA → MGNVSILQCLALHVCKGLGVATIKALQAKCDLSSLFELSLKDLKQLGLSDTLAQQLHHIDWPYLRRVAAQCTQLDIEIISYFDTRYPPLLKEIASAPLLLFCKGNTQLLSQPQIAIVGSRNATATGLQIASDFAYQLNQVGLIVTSGLARGIDGAAHKGALAHSGATIAVLGTGVDIVYPRRHNILYQQVFERGLLVSEFLPGCGPQANHFPRRNRIISGLSLGVVLVEAEIKSGSLITARFALEQNREVFAVPGSIKNPLSQGCHYLLKQGAKLTECAEDIIEDVSFLSQNGLYSIESVMKNDSPQEDCPVLQNLGFEVTSIDTLTQRTQWPVERVAARLLDLELEDKVERVLDGYIKLARG
- a CDS encoding DUF494 family protein, translated to MFDILMYLFENYIHSEADIFVEQNELTDELLRAGFNQEEIYKALDWLEQLADLQHSDEIPYLNSKADSAIRIYTEQECQMLDVECRGFLMFVEQVGVIDSITREMVIDRLFALEKSIIGLEDLKWVILMVLFNVPGKEQAYAQMEDLIFDEPSGYLH
- a CDS encoding DNA topoisomerase family protein, whose protein sequence is MSKIDHSLFDANRHALEKEYEVCPDCGSELVMKHSKNGPFLGCASYPTCHYIRPLTQHDNHDIKVLDDSPCPECGEPLVIRNGRYGMFIGCTGYPQCHYIAHDEQDNEVEQTVDCPKCQKGVLTKRKNKYGKFFYSCDRYPQCKYSLNQQPVAHSCPKCGWAVMMQKQRAGKAVLQCPQKACQHKIESDCE
- a CDS encoding L-threonylcarbamoyladenylate synthase, coding for MSNSPNNLEEACQALSAGGVICYPTEAVFGLGCDPDNQEAVNKILTIKQRKVSKGLILLADNYGQCLPYVDDAKIPMDKRTALFSSWPSAVTWLLPAKASTPKWLTGEHDTIAVRVTAHPQCKALTRLFGKPLVSTSANLSGEQPVMSLDEARRIFNELVDCYVHGELGGNAAPSQIKHALSGAVIRGN
- the hemF gene encoding oxygen-dependent coproporphyrinogen oxidase, with amino-acid sequence MSKVNLETVKSFLLSLQDSICAGLEQADGQAKFVEDAWQREEGGGGRTRVIRDGAVIEQGGVNYSHVYGESMPASATAHRPELAGRSFHACGVSLVIHPKNPYIPTSHANVRFFIAEKEGEEPIWWFGGGFDLTPFYPELDDVKHWHKVAKNLCLPFGEQVYDDYKKWCDDYFFLKHRGETRGVGGLFFDDLNQWGFEKSFAFMQAVGNGFLDAYLPIIERRKDTEYTEHERQFQLYRRGRYVEFNLVWDRGTLFGLQTGGRTESILMSMPPLARWEYNFTPAKESPEAKLYDFYLKPQDWLAL
- a CDS encoding methyl-accepting chemotaxis protein, with the translated sequence MRVTSIQHKIYALLAVTGILVLVASILSSSSQQQQLAQDTVAENIRLLADNYFDSINTMMLTGTMANREILSQKLRAHPNIEDAHIIRGSKVVKMYGAGNTNQSPNGDAEHQALNGKESLFIETRDDSRIMTYLRPMIAQADYKGTNCLGCHQAQEGDVLGVVRISYSLDDIDSSVQANTWLSTALLTGIFVVTFVILGTLFRKLFITRLKTLGRTMRLASQNKDLSLRIDDNIDDELGRLASNYNKMMASFKDNIGQVSHTSKVLIQSAETIYTSADTTERAIQQQKQGTDSVAAAINELESSSSEVKNTTHFASEKSDSSNHLAEESMAVAERTEQSINQLAKDVRLAATQVSQLQAQTLEVGKVLEVISSIAEQTNLLALNAAIEAARAGEAGRGFAVVADEVRTLATRTHDSTDEIRRTIDKLQSEAEQTVKAMSASCEEADDRATQVKQVAQALKNISNQMHEINDLNVQIADATEQQNLAAEEINQSVIAIRDNAEQSLVDAHGSKQVSEELLSLARSLDEQVRSFKLD
- a CDS encoding group II truncated hemoglobin; the protein is MKQLIKRIFNKDARQEKTNGSPTPEKTPYEIIGGESGTRALANRFYDIMASDPYAKPLYDMHPQPLDRIRQVFFEFLSGWLGGPDLFVGQYGHPRLRQRHMPFPIDQSLRDQWMHCMNKALDMEIDNPLLREGLRQSLSQLASHMINQD
- the aroE gene encoding shikimate dehydrogenase, encoding MDKYAVFGHPIKHSKSPKIHQAFARQYDEQISYEAILAPLEGFKESVNTFFASGGKGANVTLPFKEEAFRLADKLTERAKLAGAVNTLKRIETGELLGDNTDGAGLVADLLRQGACLENAQILLLGAGGAARGCIFPLLQAGVSCVVIANRTQSKAQTLAQEFSQFGKVVDCGLDNISNVDFSIVINSTSSSVTGDIPNIDPIHIQKCVFAYDMFYSDQPTSFLNWVATYNSSAQLVDGLGMLIGQAAEAYSVWRGKYPDVTKVINAFKQGSL
- a CDS encoding DUF1488 family protein yields the protein MNQSILFNDDIYVDAQTKELRFSAMVNGMMVLCRIITPLTDIEEALDHFKAKQFDYEMLAEQLIEDEDFQSDGSILLSFL